In the Qipengyuania pelagi genome, one interval contains:
- a CDS encoding acyl-CoA dehydrogenase family protein, producing MATQPDIDLHSEAEAFRTEVQQFLAENFPAELKGTGNALSAIEGPDEESEAERQWREAMGARGWGVPTWPKEYGGGGLTRKQAAILNEELAKAGAYNPIGGMGVMMFGPTLLEYGSEEQKHEHIPPIARGEVRWCQGYSEPNAGSDLANLQTTAEDKGDHYLVNGQKTWTSGGQWADKCFCLVRTDRSDKHKGISFLLIDMDAPGVEVRPIQMISGMSPFCETFFTDVKVPKGNLVGEEGQGWTIGKRLLQHERTNLSGGGSMARLMGASLSDIAKKYVGTDETGQLADKVLRDRIADFDIRWNAFLLTARRAGEESKAQGGVSEISSVLKKLGTKLGQERAEMLIEIMGMQALGWDGEGFTENELSGTRAWLFGKATTIYGGSTEIQNNIIAKRVLGMLDHQ from the coding sequence ATGGCGACCCAGCCCGATATCGATCTGCACAGCGAGGCAGAGGCGTTCCGCACCGAGGTGCAGCAATTCCTCGCCGAAAATTTTCCCGCCGAACTCAAGGGCACGGGCAATGCGCTCTCCGCCATCGAAGGGCCGGACGAGGAAAGCGAAGCCGAGCGCCAATGGCGCGAAGCGATGGGCGCGCGCGGCTGGGGCGTGCCGACCTGGCCCAAGGAATATGGCGGCGGCGGCCTCACCCGCAAACAGGCGGCGATCCTGAACGAGGAACTGGCAAAGGCCGGGGCCTACAACCCGATCGGCGGCATGGGCGTGATGATGTTCGGCCCCACCCTGCTCGAATATGGCAGCGAGGAACAGAAGCACGAACACATCCCCCCGATCGCGCGCGGCGAGGTTCGCTGGTGCCAGGGCTATAGCGAACCCAATGCCGGGTCCGACCTCGCCAATCTTCAGACCACCGCGGAAGACAAGGGCGATCACTACCTCGTCAACGGCCAGAAGACCTGGACCAGCGGCGGGCAATGGGCGGACAAGTGTTTCTGCCTCGTCCGCACCGACCGCAGCGACAAGCACAAGGGCATCAGCTTCCTTTTGATCGACATGGATGCGCCGGGCGTGGAAGTCCGCCCGATCCAGATGATCAGCGGCATGAGCCCGTTCTGCGAGACGTTCTTCACCGATGTGAAGGTGCCCAAGGGCAATCTCGTGGGCGAGGAAGGCCAGGGCTGGACCATCGGCAAGCGCCTGCTCCAGCACGAACGCACCAATCTGTCTGGCGGCGGCAGCATGGCCCGGCTGATGGGCGCGAGCCTGTCCGACATCGCCAAGAAATATGTCGGCACCGACGAGACGGGCCAGCTAGCGGACAAGGTCCTGCGCGACCGGATCGCGGATTTCGACATCCGCTGGAACGCCTTCCTGCTGACCGCGCGGCGCGCGGGCGAGGAGAGCAAGGCGCAGGGCGGCGTGTCCGAAATCAGCTCGGTCCTGAAAAAGCTCGGCACCAAGCTCGGCCAGGAACGCGCCGAAATGCTGATCGAGATCATGGGGATGCAGGCGCTCGGCTGGGACGGCGAGGGTTTCACCGAGAACGAATTGTCCGGCACCCGCGCCTGGCTGTTCGGCAAGGCGACCACGATCTACGGCGGATCGACCGAAATTCAGAACAACATCATCGCCAAGCGCGTGCTCGGCATGCTGGACCATCAGTAA
- a CDS encoding acyl-CoA dehydrogenase family protein: protein MRDWIEAAQDAVRACDGFVETMRDGLATAGDEDQRLLHGFAWYATTAAALSATAQWAHSALERGSFAAIDALVLRIGFGEYLGQIAHGVAMSQSEIVRPAEFGLVAEARVFADDPAVARFLSSPDTAALRRELAERLAAGERPCESFGDETLDLIRDQFRAFTATRIAPHAHRWHLEDALIPLELVDEMAALGVFGVCIAEDHGGLGLGKLAMALVSEELSRGWICAGSLGTRSEIAGELIGANGTEAQKAKFLPRLADGSILPTAVFTEPDAGSDLASLRTRARRDAKGGWRIDGAKTWITHAARADLMTVLVRTDSDTPGYGGLSMLLAEKTRGTEADPFPDEGLAGEEIEVLGYRGMREYSLGFEGFSVAEDGLLGGEEGKGFKQLMQTFEGARIQTAARAIGVAWNAFDLALSYAGQRSQFGKALLEFPRVSDKLALMVCEIVMARELTYSAAREKDRGERCDIDAGMAKLIAARTAWGAADNALQVHGGNGYALEYEISRVLCDARILNIFEGAGEIQAQVVGRGLLAGTRSAAQSKTG from the coding sequence ATGCGCGATTGGATCGAGGCGGCTCAAGACGCCGTGCGCGCCTGCGACGGGTTCGTGGAAACGATGCGCGACGGGCTCGCCACGGCCGGTGACGAAGACCAGCGCCTGCTCCACGGGTTCGCCTGGTATGCGACCACGGCGGCAGCGCTATCTGCGACCGCGCAGTGGGCGCATAGCGCGTTGGAGAGGGGCAGTTTCGCCGCAATCGACGCCCTCGTTCTGCGGATCGGGTTCGGCGAATATCTGGGCCAGATCGCGCATGGGGTGGCGATGAGCCAGTCCGAGATCGTTCGCCCGGCGGAGTTCGGGCTGGTCGCGGAGGCGCGCGTTTTTGCGGACGATCCGGCGGTGGCACGCTTTCTTTCTAGTCCTGATACGGCGGCCCTGCGCCGCGAACTCGCCGAACGGCTGGCGGCGGGAGAGCGGCCCTGCGAAAGCTTTGGCGACGAAACGCTCGACCTGATCCGCGACCAGTTCCGCGCCTTTACAGCCACGCGCATTGCGCCCCACGCCCATCGCTGGCACCTCGAGGACGCGCTGATCCCGCTGGAGCTCGTGGACGAGATGGCCGCGCTCGGCGTGTTCGGGGTCTGCATCGCCGAGGACCATGGTGGGCTCGGCTTGGGCAAGTTGGCGATGGCGCTCGTGTCGGAGGAATTGTCGCGCGGCTGGATCTGTGCCGGATCGCTCGGCACCCGCTCCGAGATCGCGGGCGAGCTGATCGGCGCGAACGGGACCGAGGCGCAGAAGGCGAAATTCCTCCCCCGCCTCGCCGATGGCTCCATCCTGCCGACCGCGGTCTTCACCGAACCCGATGCGGGATCGGACCTCGCCTCGCTGCGCACGCGGGCCCGGCGCGATGCCAAGGGCGGCTGGCGGATCGACGGCGCCAAGACCTGGATCACCCATGCCGCGCGCGCCGATCTGATGACCGTGCTGGTGCGCACCGATTCCGACACGCCCGGCTATGGCGGCCTCTCCATGCTGCTCGCCGAAAAGACGCGCGGCACCGAAGCCGATCCCTTCCCCGACGAAGGTCTGGCGGGCGAGGAGATCGAGGTGCTCGGCTATCGCGGAATGCGCGAATATTCGCTCGGCTTCGAAGGCTTCTCGGTGGCGGAGGATGGATTGCTGGGCGGCGAGGAAGGGAAGGGTTTCAAGCAATTGATGCAGACCTTCGAAGGCGCGCGCATCCAGACCGCGGCGCGCGCCATCGGCGTCGCCTGGAACGCCTTCGATCTCGCGCTGTCCTATGCCGGACAGCGCAGCCAGTTCGGAAAGGCGCTGCTGGAATTCCCCCGCGTGTCGGACAAGCTGGCGCTGATGGTCTGTGAGATCGTGATGGCGCGCGAACTCACTTATAGCGCCGCGCGCGAGAAGGATCGCGGGGAGCGCTGCGATATCGATGCGGGCATGGCGAAGCTGATCGCCGCGCGCACGGCGTGGGGTGCTGCGGACAATGCCTTGCAGGTCCATGGCGGCAATGGCTACGCGCTGGAATACGAGATCAGCCGCGTGCTGTGTGATGCGCGCATCCTCAACATCTTCGAAGGGGCGGGCGAGATCCAGGCGCAGGTCGTCGGGCGCGGATTGCTGGCGGGAACGCGGTCAGCCGCGCAGTCGAAGACGGGGTGA
- a CDS encoding PilZ domain-containing protein, whose translation MLPSAYPTVSDQPQGSPRAPRTNMFVIAELSSASALGKVKIRNMSSGGAMVEGPALPMPSAQCRILRGTLELEGEIVWVAGNRAGIRFNGTAHVAEWLPNAGRSQTDVDRVVAAAKSGAMPSDDRFPSPGVAAPAPLMSRVVDANHAASVADQLEELADALSGDMDVVSRHMGKLQALDLAVQTLRKLADQR comes from the coding sequence ATGCTTCCTAGCGCCTATCCTACCGTTTCGGATCAACCCCAGGGTTCGCCGCGCGCGCCGCGCACGAATATGTTCGTGATCGCGGAGCTTTCCAGCGCTTCGGCGCTGGGCAAGGTCAAGATCCGTAATATGTCGAGCGGAGGGGCGATGGTGGAAGGGCCCGCGCTGCCCATGCCATCGGCGCAATGCCGTATCCTGCGCGGCACTCTCGAACTCGAAGGCGAGATCGTGTGGGTTGCAGGCAATCGCGCCGGCATCCGCTTCAACGGGACCGCCCATGTCGCGGAGTGGCTTCCGAACGCCGGGCGTTCGCAGACCGATGTCGATCGCGTGGTGGCCGCCGCCAAATCCGGCGCGATGCCGAGTGACGATCGATTCCCTTCTCCTGGCGTGGCAGCGCCCGCCCCGCTCATGTCGCGTGTCGTCGACGCCAATCACGCGGCGTCGGTCGCGGACCAGCTCGAAGAGCTCGCCGATGCGCTGTCGGGCGATATGGACGTGGTCTCGCGCCACATGGGCAAACTCCAGGCGCTGGACCTGGCAGTGCAGACCTTGCGCAAGCTCGCCGACCAACGCTGA
- a CDS encoding CaiB/BaiF CoA transferase family protein has protein sequence MAGPLTGLRIVEFAGIGPGPFCGMMLADHGAEVIRIDRASGSRGGSSPVSRADVLARGRKSIAIDLKSEKGVALARRLCATADGLIEGFRPGVMERLGLGPDALLADNPKLVYGRMTGWGQTGPYAPHAGHDINYIALAGALAHFGRAGDKPTPPINMVGDFGGGGMMLAFGMVSALLNVARGGEGQVIDAAMTDGTAVLMGMIHGMRNAGVWQEDLGVNALDTGAHFYDTYETADGKFVSIGSIEPQFYAQLRELAGLSDDPDFDAQHDRSQWPALKAKLTQLFRTKTRSEWDALLEHTDVCYAPVLTMSEAAEHPHNRARETFVTVGDHVQPAPAPRYSATPSATPAPAPLPGDDSETVLREMGLAPDEIAKLRESGAFA, from the coding sequence ATGGCCGGGCCGCTGACTGGATTGCGCATCGTGGAATTCGCAGGGATCGGGCCGGGTCCGTTTTGCGGCATGATGCTGGCCGATCACGGCGCCGAGGTGATCCGCATCGATCGCGCCAGCGGATCGCGCGGCGGATCTTCCCCTGTCAGCCGCGCCGACGTGTTGGCGCGTGGGCGCAAATCCATCGCGATCGACCTGAAGAGCGAAAAGGGCGTCGCCCTCGCCCGCCGCTTATGCGCGACGGCGGACGGTCTCATCGAAGGGTTCCGCCCCGGCGTGATGGAGCGGCTGGGTCTCGGCCCGGACGCGCTTCTCGCCGACAATCCGAAGCTCGTTTACGGCCGCATGACCGGGTGGGGACAGACCGGGCCCTATGCCCCCCATGCCGGGCACGACATCAATTACATCGCCCTTGCCGGGGCCCTCGCGCATTTCGGGCGCGCAGGCGACAAGCCGACACCGCCGATCAACATGGTCGGCGATTTCGGCGGAGGGGGGATGATGCTCGCCTTCGGGATGGTCAGCGCGCTCTTGAATGTCGCGCGCGGCGGCGAAGGGCAGGTGATCGATGCGGCGATGACCGATGGGACGGCCGTCCTGATGGGCATGATCCACGGGATGAGGAATGCCGGCGTCTGGCAGGAGGACCTGGGCGTCAACGCGCTCGATACCGGGGCGCATTTCTACGACACCTATGAGACCGCGGACGGGAAATTCGTCTCCATCGGTTCGATCGAACCGCAATTCTACGCGCAATTGCGCGAGCTGGCGGGCCTGTCCGACGACCCGGACTTCGATGCCCAGCACGATCGGTCGCAATGGCCGGCTCTGAAGGCGAAGTTGACGCAGCTGTTCAGGACGAAGACGCGCAGCGAATGGGATGCGCTGCTGGAGCACACCGATGTCTGCTACGCGCCGGTGCTGACGATGAGCGAGGCGGCCGAGCATCCCCACAACCGCGCGCGGGAAACCTTCGTGACGGTGGGCGATCATGTCCAGCCCGCGCCTGCCCCGCGCTATTCCGCGACACCGAGCGCGACGCCCGCGCCCGCCCCCTTGCCGGGCGATGACAGCGAGACTGTGCTGCGCGAGATGGGGCTGGCGCCCGACGAGATCGCGAAGCTGCGCGAGAGCGGCGCCTTCGCCTGA
- a CDS encoding acetyl-CoA C-acetyltransferase, with product MTHLRRVAICSPLRTPVGAFLGTLAPIEAGELGAIIIKALVERSGVDPERVEDVVFSQGYGSGEAPAIGRWSWLAAGMPIEVPGFQLDRRCGSGLQAVATAAMMVQTGVADCVLAGGVESMSNVEHYTTKARHGARMGDMVLWDRLTRGRLMSQPIERFGVITGMIETAENLAKDYEISRQQADAFAVRSHQNAAAAWEAGRFDHQLVPVEIPQRRGDPVVFAKDEGFRADASMETLGGLRAIDGKRDRDAIVTAGNASQQNDAAAACLVVAEDKVEELGLEPILWFHSWSAAGCDPSRMGIGPVPAVDRLFARTGLGWDDIGLIELNEAFAPQALAVMKGWGFADDDSRRDIVNVNGSGISLGHPIGATGIRILADMAYEMQRREVRFGLETMCIGGGQGMAAVFERAA from the coding sequence ATGACCCATCTTCGCCGCGTCGCCATCTGTTCGCCCTTGCGCACGCCTGTCGGCGCATTCCTCGGCACGCTCGCCCCGATCGAGGCGGGGGAACTTGGTGCGATCATCATCAAGGCGCTGGTCGAGCGCAGCGGCGTCGATCCCGAGCGGGTCGAGGATGTCGTCTTCTCTCAGGGCTATGGCAGCGGCGAGGCGCCCGCGATCGGACGCTGGAGCTGGCTGGCGGCCGGAATGCCGATCGAGGTCCCCGGCTTCCAGCTCGACCGGCGCTGCGGCTCGGGCCTTCAGGCGGTCGCCACCGCGGCGATGATGGTCCAGACCGGCGTTGCGGATTGCGTGCTCGCCGGCGGGGTCGAGAGCATGTCCAATGTCGAACATTATACGACCAAGGCCCGCCACGGTGCGCGCATGGGCGACATGGTGCTGTGGGACCGGCTGACGCGCGGGCGGTTGATGAGCCAGCCGATCGAACGCTTCGGCGTCATCACCGGCATGATCGAGACGGCGGAAAACCTCGCCAAGGATTACGAGATCTCGCGCCAACAGGCCGATGCGTTCGCGGTCCGGTCCCACCAGAATGCCGCCGCCGCCTGGGAAGCGGGCCGCTTCGACCACCAGCTCGTGCCGGTCGAAATCCCGCAGCGGCGCGGCGACCCGGTCGTTTTCGCCAAAGACGAAGGCTTCCGCGCGGATGCCAGCATGGAGACGCTGGGCGGCTTGCGCGCCATCGACGGCAAGCGCGACAGGGATGCGATCGTCACCGCCGGAAATGCCAGCCAGCAGAACGATGCCGCCGCCGCCTGCCTCGTCGTGGCGGAAGACAAGGTCGAGGAACTCGGCCTCGAACCGATCCTGTGGTTCCACAGCTGGAGCGCGGCGGGTTGCGACCCCAGCCGCATGGGCATCGGCCCGGTGCCCGCCGTCGATCGCTTGTTTGCGCGGACCGGGCTGGGCTGGGACGATATCGGCCTGATCGAATTGAACGAAGCCTTCGCGCCCCAGGCGCTCGCGGTGATGAAAGGCTGGGGCTTTGCCGACGACGACAGCCGCCGCGACATCGTCAACGTCAACGGATCGGGCATCTCGCTCGGCCACCCGATCGGCGCGACGGGCATCCGCATCCTCGCCGACATGGCCTACGAGATGCAGCGGCGCGAGGTGCGCTTTGGCCTTGAAACCATGTGCATCGGCGGCGGCCAAGGCATGGCGGCGGTGTTCGAACGCGCGGCCTGA
- a CDS encoding acyl-CoA dehydrogenase family protein → MAVLNEEQEMLRDMARDWATEKSPVTEFRKVRRDGAPEAYDPAAYATMAEMGWTGVIIPEDHGGSDFGWLSLGLVVEELGKTLTASPLIASTVAASAILLGGSEEQKAKWLPKLASGESKATLAVDEGPRHASRGFETSVADGRLSGTKSFVHEAFGADLFVVAAKGGLYLVEAGDGVSLSARSMVDNRNHAEVAFDGAAADRLENGGDTLLDDVLDRARVLTACEMLGMAQQVFDSTLDYLKQRVQFNQVLATFQALQHRMADLFGDLAMMRSAVEGGLQALDSGFGVARAATIAKAEANRVLHMMSREGVQLHGGIGMTDEYDIGFYLKRARILEASWGGTAMLKDRFATIGGY, encoded by the coding sequence ATGGCTGTATTGAACGAAGAACAGGAAATGCTGCGCGACATGGCGCGCGACTGGGCCACCGAGAAAAGCCCGGTGACCGAATTTCGCAAGGTGCGCCGCGACGGCGCGCCCGAAGCCTACGATCCCGCCGCCTATGCGACGATGGCGGAAATGGGCTGGACCGGGGTCATCATCCCCGAAGACCACGGCGGGTCCGATTTCGGCTGGCTGTCTCTGGGGCTGGTCGTCGAGGAACTGGGCAAGACGCTGACGGCGAGCCCGCTGATCGCTTCCACCGTGGCCGCGTCCGCGATCCTGCTGGGCGGGAGCGAGGAGCAGAAGGCGAAATGGTTGCCGAAACTGGCGAGCGGTGAAAGCAAAGCCACGCTCGCGGTGGACGAAGGGCCGCGCCATGCGTCCCGCGGTTTCGAAACCAGCGTCGCGGATGGCCGCCTGTCGGGTACCAAATCCTTCGTCCACGAAGCTTTCGGCGCCGATCTCTTCGTAGTCGCGGCGAAGGGCGGCCTGTATCTGGTCGAAGCCGGTGACGGCGTCTCGCTCTCCGCGCGCAGCATGGTCGACAATCGCAACCATGCGGAAGTGGCCTTCGACGGCGCGGCGGCGGATCGGCTGGAAAATGGCGGCGACACGTTGCTCGACGACGTGCTCGACCGGGCGCGCGTGCTGACCGCCTGCGAGATGCTGGGCATGGCGCAGCAGGTGTTCGACAGCACGCTCGATTATCTCAAGCAGCGCGTGCAGTTCAATCAGGTGCTCGCCACATTCCAGGCCCTGCAACATCGCATGGCCGATCTGTTCGGCGATCTCGCCATGATGCGCTCGGCGGTCGAAGGCGGGCTTCAGGCGCTCGACAGCGGCTTCGGCGTCGCCCGCGCGGCCACCATCGCCAAGGCCGAAGCCAATCGCGTCCTCCACATGATGAGCCGCGAAGGCGTCCAGCTGCATGGCGGGATCGGGATGACCGACGAATACGATATCGGCTTCTATCTCAAGCGCGCCCGCATTCTCGAGGCGAGCTGGGGCGGCACCGCCATGCTGAAGGACCGCTTCGCGACCATCGGCGGCTATTGA
- a CDS encoding DUF885 domain-containing protein, translating to MHNRLLPALPLALLMAGCAAQTAPMASAPPSVAAPAASTAAEDARLLAFLDAAFDAQVALSPEYLTSLGSRQDYDRLGDYTLESDARSLALAERQLAEMRASFDPANLGPSARLSYELFERQVERDRESARFDAYSFPVSTNGTPAGSIPVFLINQHKVASVSDAEAYIARLRDSERVMRETVAVMKQQAEMGIVPPAMVFEPATADARSILEGAPFTDGADNPVWADFQAKVNALSISDTEKVRLLGEGRAALTGPFRNGVEALIAGIAAIEPLADGNQGAWSLPDGDAYYASRLAASTTTDMTADQIHEIGLSQVAAIRKEMEAVKDEIGFTGTLEEFFAALRTDPAYKYANSDAGRERYLEEARTLIGNVMAKAPDYFERLPRAELEVRAVEPFRQDTAAVAFYNRPAPDGSRPGIFYVNLADMTQVNRIQTDAIAAHEGAPGHHFQIARAQELEGLPKFRRFGGYGAYVEGWALYSERLADEMGVYTTPEQRFGMLSLQIWRAIRLVLDTGIHSKRWSREQAIDYFRANSPNSERDIAKEVDRYINNPGQATSYMIGQLKIAELRARAERELGTRFDIRAFHEAVLSEGALPLDALEDQVDRYIARAKG from the coding sequence ATGCATAATCGCCTGCTTCCCGCCCTGCCGCTTGCCCTGCTGATGGCGGGCTGCGCCGCCCAGACCGCCCCGATGGCCAGCGCCCCTCCATCCGTAGCCGCCCCGGCGGCATCGACGGCTGCCGAGGACGCGCGCCTGCTCGCCTTTCTCGATGCCGCCTTCGATGCGCAGGTCGCGCTCAGCCCCGAATATCTGACCAGCCTCGGCTCGCGCCAGGATTACGACCGCCTTGGCGATTACACGCTGGAGAGCGATGCCCGCTCGCTCGCGCTGGCCGAGCGGCAGCTGGCGGAGATGCGCGCCAGCTTCGATCCCGCCAATCTCGGCCCCTCCGCCCGCCTCAGCTATGAACTCTTCGAACGCCAGGTCGAGCGGGACCGGGAGAGCGCCCGCTTCGACGCCTATTCCTTCCCCGTCTCGACCAATGGGACGCCCGCGGGCAGCATTCCCGTCTTTCTCATCAACCAGCACAAGGTCGCCAGCGTCTCGGATGCCGAGGCCTATATCGCCCGCCTGCGCGACAGCGAGCGCGTGATGCGCGAGACGGTCGCGGTGATGAAGCAGCAGGCCGAAATGGGCATCGTCCCGCCCGCAATGGTCTTCGAACCCGCGACGGCGGATGCGCGCAGCATATTGGAAGGCGCGCCGTTCACCGATGGCGCCGACAATCCGGTCTGGGCCGATTTTCAGGCCAAGGTGAATGCGCTCTCGATATCCGACACCGAAAAGGTGCGCCTGCTCGGCGAAGGCCGCGCGGCGCTGACCGGCCCGTTCCGCAACGGAGTGGAGGCGCTGATCGCCGGGATCGCCGCCATCGAACCGCTCGCCGACGGCAATCAGGGCGCATGGAGCCTGCCGGACGGGGACGCCTATTACGCCAGCCGCCTCGCCGCCTCGACCACGACCGACATGACCGCCGATCAGATTCACGAGATCGGCCTCAGCCAGGTCGCTGCGATCCGCAAAGAGATGGAGGCGGTCAAGGACGAGATCGGCTTCACCGGAACGCTGGAGGAATTCTTCGCCGCGCTGCGCACCGATCCGGCCTACAAATACGCGAACAGCGATGCCGGGCGCGAACGCTATCTCGAGGAAGCGCGCACGCTGATCGGGAATGTGATGGCGAAGGCGCCCGACTATTTCGAGCGCCTGCCCCGCGCCGAACTGGAGGTCCGCGCGGTCGAACCCTTCCGGCAGGACACGGCGGCGGTGGCCTTCTACAACCGCCCCGCGCCGGACGGATCGCGGCCGGGCATCTTTTACGTCAATCTGGCCGACATGACGCAGGTCAACCGCATCCAGACCGACGCCATTGCCGCCCATGAAGGCGCGCCCGGCCACCATTTCCAGATCGCCCGCGCGCAGGAGCTCGAAGGCCTGCCCAAATTCCGACGCTTCGGCGGGTACGGGGCCTATGTCGAAGGCTGGGCGCTCTATTCCGAGCGTTTGGCGGACGAGATGGGCGTCTACACCACGCCCGAACAGCGGTTCGGAATGCTGAGCCTGCAGATCTGGCGCGCGATCCGGCTTGTGCTCGACACCGGCATCCATTCCAAGCGCTGGAGCCGCGAGCAGGCGATCGACTATTTCCGCGCCAATTCGCCCAATTCGGAGCGCGACATCGCCAAGGAAGTCGATCGCTACATCAACAATCCCGGCCAGGCGACGAGCTACATGATCGGCCAATTGAAGATCGCCGAGCTGCGCGCCCGCGCCGAACGCGAACTGGGGACACGCTTCGACATCCGCGCCTTCCACGAAGCGGTGCTGAGCGAAGGCGCGCTGCCATTGGATGCGCTGGAAGATCAGGTCGATCGCTACATCGCGCGCGCGAAAGGCTGA
- a CDS encoding CoA transferase, with product MYDLLSGLSIVEASSFVASPTAGLYCAQMGAEVIRVDHIAGGLDYDRYMLTKEGRSLSWENLNRAKKSVALDLRGEEGRELLVELAARTGNLITNLPEKSFLSHDAVKARQPDGADDLVSVRIMGWHDGRQAMDFTVNAASGYPLMCGPEDWDQRTAPPVNQVLPAWDFITGAYSAFALLAALRRRDATGRGSEVRIPLGDVAIGTVANSGAMAEMLYRGADRERLGNAIWGAFGRDFRSRDDQRFMLAALTAKQWDGLVAAFDLADEIAALEDELGVRFADGDAPRFEHRHRLFTLFQARAGQRNWADLSARMAERGCTFERYRTMYEAANDPELVADNPLFGPSPANPSGFAYPAPRSFANLPAQEAGDPAPAPYLGQHTEEVLADRLGLPSGAIADLVDRRIARLSDETA from the coding sequence ATGTACGATCTCCTGTCCGGTCTTTCGATCGTCGAGGCGTCCAGCTTCGTCGCCTCGCCCACTGCCGGGCTCTATTGCGCGCAGATGGGGGCGGAGGTCATCCGGGTCGATCACATCGCGGGCGGGCTGGATTACGATCGTTATATGCTGACGAAGGAAGGCCGCTCGCTCAGCTGGGAAAATCTGAACCGCGCGAAGAAGTCTGTGGCGCTCGACCTGAGGGGGGAAGAGGGGCGCGAATTGCTGGTCGAGCTGGCGGCGCGGACAGGCAATCTCATCACCAATCTGCCAGAGAAAAGCTTCCTCTCGCACGACGCGGTCAAGGCGCGCCAGCCGGACGGGGCGGACGATCTCGTCAGCGTCAGGATCATGGGCTGGCATGACGGGCGGCAGGCGATGGACTTCACCGTCAACGCCGCCAGCGGCTATCCGCTGATGTGCGGGCCGGAGGATTGGGACCAGCGCACCGCACCGCCGGTCAATCAGGTTCTCCCCGCCTGGGATTTCATCACCGGGGCCTATAGCGCCTTCGCTCTATTGGCCGCCTTGCGCCGTCGCGACGCCACCGGACGCGGAAGCGAAGTGCGCATACCGCTGGGCGATGTCGCGATCGGGACGGTCGCGAATAGCGGGGCGATGGCCGAAATGCTCTATCGCGGGGCGGATCGCGAGCGATTGGGCAATGCCATCTGGGGCGCGTTCGGACGCGATTTCCGCAGTCGGGACGACCAGCGCTTCATGCTCGCCGCGCTGACCGCCAAGCAATGGGACGGCCTGGTCGCCGCCTTCGACCTCGCCGACGAAATCGCGGCGCTGGAGGACGAACTCGGCGTGCGCTTCGCAGATGGCGACGCGCCGCGCTTCGAACATCGCCACCGGCTGTTCACCCTGTTCCAGGCGCGCGCGGGCCAACGCAATTGGGCGGATCTCTCCGCCCGAATGGCGGAGCGCGGCTGCACCTTCGAACGCTATCGCACCATGTACGAGGCCGCGAACGACCCCGAACTGGTCGCGGACAATCCGCTGTTCGGCCCTTCCCCCGCCAATCCCAGCGGCTTTGCCTATCCGGCACCGCGCAGCTTTGCCAATCTGCCAGCCCAGGAAGCAGGCGATCCGGCCCCCGCCCCCTATCTCGGCCAGCATACCGAGGAGGTGCTGGCCGACCGGCTCGGCCTGCCCTCCGGCGCGATCGCCGATCTGGTCGATCGCCGGATCGCTCGCCTGTCCGACGAAACCGCCTGA